Proteins from a single region of Pseudorasbora parva isolate DD20220531a chromosome 22, ASM2467924v1, whole genome shotgun sequence:
- the LOC137057893 gene encoding uncharacterized protein, whose amino-acid sequence MPRVPAHLRERALGMLQGGMRTADVARAINCHVRTVRRLRQRYRETGRTADHPRSGRPRVTTPAQDRYIRISHLRDRYRMATTTARVTPGTHNPSISAQTVRNRLKEAGLRACRPVVRQVLTRHHQQQRRLWAQTHLRWTRQEWQKVLFTDEPVLWSGIDLEVGGPSWSGAVYHITIGLSLLSLQAISMPCGTGKTSSSLMWYPLCMLIRT is encoded by the exons ATGCCCAGGGTCCCTGCTCATCTGCGTGAACGTGCATTAGGCATGCTGCAGGGAGGCATGAGGACTGCTGATGTGGCTAGGGCAATAAATTGCCATGTCCGCACTGTGAGACGCCTAAGACAGCGCTACAGGGAGACCGGAAGGACAGCTGATCATCCTCGCAGTGGAAGACCACGTGTAACAACACCTGCACAGGATCGGTACATCCGAATATCACACCTGCGTGACAGGTACAGGATGGCCACAACAACTGCCCGAGTCACACCAGGAACACACAATCCCTCCATCAGTGCTCAGACTGTCCGGAATAGGCTGAAAGAGGCTGGACTGAGGGCTTGTAGGCCTGTTGTAAGGCAGGTCCTTACCAGACATCACCAGCAACAACGCCGCCTATGGGCACAAACCCACCTTCGCTGGACCAGACAGGAGTGGCAAAAAGTGCTCTTCACTGATGA GCCTGTACTCTGGAGCGGGATCGATTTGGAGGTGGGGGGTCCGTCATGGTCTGGGGCGGTATATCACATCACCATCGGACTGAGCTTGTTATCATTGCAGGCAATCTCAATGCCTTGCGGTACAGGGAAGACATCCTCCTCCCTCATGTGGTACCCTTTATGCATGCTCATCCGGACATGA
- the si:ch73-303b9.1 gene encoding uncharacterized protein si:ch73-303b9.1: MDSGRERPELARSCEGPSSLSDFDRGFCTDQSLSLSAVSADGFLRQFKGVVLEYSEPNLCLNYSTSLLSPLMALNKNTLSPGNTLSTALSSPVQEVGNPTSTPYERVRVQKPILASSLDLSCVDLTSTHPSWEVSLVKAIVESPKSCLESTWSPINPSAPPEISLMGSGTSPHPNVSDELQRSWREMVWQGSGQAPVIPDLREEQSSFNLAI, encoded by the exons ATGGATTCAGGACGGGAAAGACCTG AGCTGGCCCGGAGCTGTGAGGGCCCATCATCACTGTCTGACTTTGACAGAGGTTTTTGTACAGACCAGAGTCTATCCTTATCAGCAGTTTCAGCAGACGGGTTCCTGAGACAATTTAAAGGCGTTGTGCTGGAGTATTCAGAGCCCAACCTGTGTCTAAATTACTCCACAAGTCTTCTTTCGCCTTTAATGGCCCTCAACAAGAACACCCTCTCTCCAGGCAACACATTGAGCACAGCGCTGAGCAGTCCGGTGCAAG AAGTTGGCAACCCTACCTCCACACCCTATGAGAGAGTAAGAGTTCAGAAGCCCATCCTGGCCAGCTCGCTGGACCTGTCCTGCGTCGACCTGACCTCTACACACCCCTCGTGGGAAGTGTCCCTTGTGAAGGCCATCGTCGAGAGCCCAAAGTCATGTTTGGAGTCCACGTGGAGTCCTATTAACCCCTCTGCGCCTCCTGAGATCTCACTGATGGGGTCCGGGACGTCACCTCACCCTAATGTTTCAGACGAGCTTCAGCGCTCTTGGAGGGAAATGGTCTGGCAGGGATCAGGTCAAGCTCCTGTGATCCCGGATCTCAGAGAGGAACAGAGTTCATTCAACCTGGCCATTTGA
- the ift52 gene encoding intraflagellar transport protein 52 homolog, which yields MDKEQRNIVIFNASKRELFTSNSGYKCLQKKLRAQWKIQSIKEELSLEKLQGVKLWITAGPREKFTAAELEVLKQYLDSGGALLVMLGEGGEMKYDTNINFLLEEFGIMINNDAVIRNVYYKYFHPKEALVSNGVLNREISRAAGKVVTGVIDEENSGNNSQALTFVYPYGATLNVMKPAVAVLSTGSVCFPLNRPVLAFHQPKNAGKLAVMGSCHMFSDQYLDKEENSKIMDVVFQWLTTDSIPLNQIDAEDPEITDYTMLPDTGSLSDRLRVCLQEGDENPRDFTSLFDMSLLKLHTSTLPSVLDSYKQLNVKHEALQLITPQFETPLPPLQPAVFQPAFRDLRPPMLDLFDLDETFSSEKVRLAQLSNKCTDDDLEFYVRKCGDILGVKGKLDKDKRDAKHILEHVFFQVVEFKKLNVEHDIDTTEARFNMY from the exons ATGGACAAAGAGCAACgaaatattgttattttcaaCGCATCCAAACGAGAGCTCTTCACCTCCAACTCTGGATACAAGTGCTTGCAGAAGAAattaagagcacagtggaagaTCCAAAG CATCAAAGAGGAGCTCAGCTTGGAGAAACTCCAAGGAGTGAAGTTATGGATCACTGCAGGCCCTCGAGAGAAGTTCACGGCTGCTGAG CTGGAGGTTCTTAAGCAGTATCTGGACAGTGGTGGAGCTCTTCTTGTGATGCTCGGAGAAGGAGGAGAAATGAAATATGACACTAATATCAACTTCCTCCTGGAAGAGTTTGGCATTATGATAAACAATG ATGCAGTAATAAGGAATGTCTATTATAAATATTTCCATCCTAAAGAGGCACTTGTGTCCAATGGTGTTCTGAACAG GGAGATCAGTCGTGCCGCCGGTAAAGTGGTCACAGGGGTGATTGATGAAGAAAATTCAGGGAATAATTCACA GGCACTTACATTCGTATACCCTTATGGAGCCACATTAAATGTGATGAAGCCTGCGGTGGCCGTCCTGTCCACTGGCTCTGTGTGCTTTCCACTCAACAGGCCTGTTCTTGCCTTCCATCAGCCGAAG AACGCTGGCAAGTTGGCAGTTATGGGCTCATGTCACATGTTCAGCGACCAGTACCTGGACAAGGAGGAGAATAGTAAAATCATG GATGTTGTTTTCCAGTGGCTTACAACCGATAGCATCCCTCTCAACCAGATAGATGCGGAGGACCCAGAG ATCACAGACTACACCATGCTGCCGGACACTGGGAGTCTGTCCGACCGTCTGCGGGTGTGTCTGCAAGAGGGAGACGAGAATCCGCGAGATTTCACATCCCTGTTTGACATGTCTTTGCTAAAGCTGCACACAAGCACTCTTCCCTCTGTCCTGGA TTCTTACAAGCAGCTCAATGTAAAACATGAAGCTCTCCAGCTGATCACACCTCAGTTTGAAACTCCTCTGCCTCCTCTGCAGCCGGCC GTCTTTCAGCCAGCCTTTAGGGACCTTCGCCCACCCATGCTTGACCTTTTTGACCTCGACGAGACCTTTTCTTCTGAGAAAGTGAGGCTGGCTCAGCTCTCAAATAAAT GTACCGATGATGATCTTGAGTTTTATGTACGTAAGTGTGGAGACATCTTAGGAGTGAAAGGGAAGCTGGACAAGGACAAAAGAGACGCCAAGCACATACTGGAACACGTCTTCTTCCAGGTGGTGGAGTTCAAGAAGCTCAATGTG GAGCATGATATTGACACCACAGAAGCAAGGTTCAACATGTATTGA
- the srsf6b gene encoding serine and arginine rich splicing factor 6b has translation MPRVYVGRLSYHVREKDIQRFFSGYGKLLEIDLKNGYGFVEFEDTRDADDAVYELNGKDLCGERVIVEHARGPRRDRDGYGGGYGGGGRSSSGYSSRSRSGRDKYGPPVRTEYRLIVENLSSRCSWQDLKDFMRQAGEVTYADAHKERTNEGVIEFRSYSDMKRAIDKLDGTDINGRKIRLVEDKPRRRRSYSGSRSRSRSRRRSRSRSRRSSRSHSRSGSGSRSRSKGRSRSRSGRKSRSRSERKSHSKSPTKSRSRKSKSRSRSRTQKSRSRSDARKSRSKSRSKAKSERDSRSRSKEKSVSKKSRSRSASPRENGNGERAKSTSRSPSPKDDRHQSESPGKHSASRSPSRSKSRSRSRSASQD, from the exons ATGCCGCGAGTGTATGTCGGCAGGCTGAGCTATCATGTGCGGGAGAAAGATATACAGAGGTTTTTCAGCGGGTACGGAAAGCTTTTGGAGATCGATCTGAAAAACGG gTATGGGTTCGTGGAGTTTGAAGACACCCGTGACGCAGACGATGCCGTGTACGAGCTGAACGGTAAAGATCTGTGTGGGGAGCGTGTGATCGTGGAGCACGCGAGGGGACCCCGGCGGGACCGTGATGGATATGGTGGGGGTTATGGGGGCGGTGGGCGCA GCAGTAGTGGTTATAGCAGCAGGAGCCGAAGCGGAAGAGACAAATATGGACCTCCGGTTCGCACGGAGTACCGTCTGATAGTGGAGAACCTGTCCAGCCGCTGCAGCTGGCAGGATCTGAAG GACTTCATGCGTCAAGCTGGTGAGGTGACCTATGCCGACGCCCACAAAGAAAGGACCAATGAGGGCGTGATTGAGTTTCGCTCCTACTCTGATATGAAGAGGGCTATTGACAAGTTGGATGGCACTGATATTAATGGAAGAAAAATACGTCTCGTAGAGGACAAGCCTAGACGCCGTCGTTCCTACTCTGGGAGCAGGTCAAG GTCTCGAAGCAGACGCCGTTCTCGCAGCAGGAGCCGCAGAAGTTCACGAAGCCATTCCCGCTCCGGATCTGG GTCAAGGTCCCGTAGCAAGGGCCGCTCCCGTTCCAGGTCTGGCCGCAAATCACGCTCCAGGTCTGAGAGGAAGTCTCACTCCAAATCCCCAACAAAGTCCCGCTCCAGGAAGTCAAAGTCTCGGTCCCGTTCGCGTACGCAGAAGTCCCGTTCTCGCTCCGATGCACGCAAATCTCGCTCCAAGAGTCGCTCCAAAGCAAAGTCGGAGAGAGATTCCAGAAGCCGCTCCAAGGAAAAGTCTGTCAGTAAGAAGTCACGGAGCCGCTCTGCTTCACCGAGGGAGAATGGAAATGGAGAGAGGGCCAAGTCGACCTCTCGTTCGCCATCCCCTAAAGATGATCGGCATCAGTCGGAGTCACCCGGCAAACACTCTGCATCTCGCTCTCCATCTCGATCGAAGTCTCGTTCCCGTTCTAGGTCTGCCTCTCAAGACTAG